From Echeneis naucrates chromosome 7, fEcheNa1.1, whole genome shotgun sequence, one genomic window encodes:
- the krt8 gene encoding keratin, type II cytoskeletal 8 isoform X2, whose protein sequence is MSSTYKTTSYSVRSSTAPRSFSSSSYAGPGAGITSSSAYGLSSSMGGTGMGMGMGFGGGMATQAPITAVTVNKSLLAPLNLEIDPTIQAVRTQEKDQIKSLNNRFASFIDKVRFLEQQNKMLETKWNLLQGQTTTRSNIDAMFEAYIANLRRQLDSLGNDKMKLEADLHNMQGLVEDFKNKYEDEINKRTECENDFVLIKKDVDEAYMNKVELEAKLESLTDEINFLRSIYEEELRELQSQIKDTSVIVEMDNSRNLDMDAIVAEVKAQYEDIANRTRAEAETWYKTKYEEMQTSANRYGDDLRATRTEIADLNRMIQRLTSEIDAVKGQRANLEAQIAEAEERGELAVKDAKARIKDLEDALQRAKQDMARQIREYQDLMNVKLALDIEIATYRKLLEGEEDRLANGIKAINISQQSSNGYPMDSLKSSYSSGYSSGFSSGYGSGMGGFSGGSAGGYSTTQSKKNVVIKMIETKDGRVVSESSEVIED, encoded by the exons ATGTCTTCCACCTATAAAACCACTTCTTACAGTGTGAGGAGTTCCACTGCCCCACggagcttcagcagcagttccTACGCTGGACCAG GTGCTGGCATCACGAGCAGCTCTGCCTATGGCCTAAGCTCATCCATGGGCGGCACAGGGATGGGGATGGGCATGGGCTTTGGGGGTGGCATGGCCACTCAGGCCCCCATCACCGCAGTCACTGTGAACAAGAGCCTGCTGGCCCCACTCAACCTGGAGATTGACCCCACCATTCAGGCCGTCCGCACCCAGGAAAAGGATCAGATCAAGAGTCTCAACAACCGTTTTGCTTCCTTTATTGACAAG GTTCGCTTCCTGGAGCAGCAGAACAAAATGCTGGAGACCAAGTGGAACCTTCTGCAGGGACAGACCACCACCCGCTCCAACATTGACGCCATGTTTGAGGCCTACATTGCCAACCTGCGCAGACAGCTGGACAGTCTGGGCAATGATAAGATGAAGCTGGAGGCTGACTTGCACAACATGCAGGGCCTCGTGGAGGACTTTAAGAACAA GTACGAAGATGAAATCAACAAGCGCACAGAGTGTGAAAATGACTTTGTACTCATCAAGAAG GATGTTGATGAGGCCTACATGAATAAGGTTGAGCTGGAGGCCAAGCTTGAGAGTCTGACAGATGAGATCAACTTCCTGAGGTCGATCTATGAGGAG GAACTGCGTGAGCTTCAGAGCCAGATCAAGGACACCTCAGTCATTGTGGAGATGGACAACAGTCGCAACCTGGACATGGACGCCATTGTGGCTGAAGTCAAGGCTCAGTATGAGGACATTGCCAACCGCACCCGTGCCGAAGCAGAGACATGGTATAAGACTAAG TACGAGGAGATGCAGACGTCCGCCAACAGATATGGTGATGACCTGAGGGCTACCAGGACGGAGATCGCAGACCTCAACCGCATGATTCAAAGACTCACATCAGAGATTGATGCTGTGAAGGGGCAG CGTGCCAACCTGGAGGCCCAGATCGCTGAGGCTGAGGAGCGCGGTGAGCTGGCAGTGAAGGACGCCAAGGCTCGTATCAAGGACCTGGAAGACGCCCTGCAGAGAGCCAAACAGGACATGGCCCGCCAGATCAGAGAATATCAGGACCTGATGAACGTCAAGCTGGCTCTGGACATAGAGATCGCTACATACAGGAAACTgctggaaggagaggaggacaggCTGGCAAACGGCATCAAGGCTATCAACATCTCCCAACAGAGCAGTAA CGGTTATCCCATGGACAGCTTGAAGAGCAGCTATTCCAGCGGCTACTCAAGTGGCTTTAGCAGCGGTTACGGCAGCGGCATGGGTGGCTTCAGTGGCGGCAGTGCTGGCGGATACAGCACCACCCAGAGCAAGAAGAATGTTGTGATCAAAATGATCGAGACCAAGGATGGCAGAGTTGTGTCCGAGTCCTCTGAGGTCATTGAGGATTGA
- the krt8 gene encoding keratin, type II cytoskeletal 8 isoform X1, with the protein MSSTYKTTSYSVRSSTAPRSFSSSSYAGPGGITSRKSYTVRSSYGGSNRGFGGAGITSSSAYGLSSSMGGTGMGMGMGFGGGMATQAPITAVTVNKSLLAPLNLEIDPTIQAVRTQEKDQIKSLNNRFASFIDKVRFLEQQNKMLETKWNLLQGQTTTRSNIDAMFEAYIANLRRQLDSLGNDKMKLEADLHNMQGLVEDFKNKYEDEINKRTECENDFVLIKKDVDEAYMNKVELEAKLESLTDEINFLRSIYEEELRELQSQIKDTSVIVEMDNSRNLDMDAIVAEVKAQYEDIANRTRAEAETWYKTKYEEMQTSANRYGDDLRATRTEIADLNRMIQRLTSEIDAVKGQRANLEAQIAEAEERGELAVKDAKARIKDLEDALQRAKQDMARQIREYQDLMNVKLALDIEIATYRKLLEGEEDRLANGIKAINISQQSTSYSGYPMDSLKSSYSSGYSSGFSSGYGSGMGGFSGGSAGGYSTTQSKKNVVIKMIETKDGRVVSESSEVIED; encoded by the exons ATGTCTTCCACCTATAAAACCACTTCTTACAGTGTGAGGAGTTCCACTGCCCCACggagcttcagcagcagttccTACGCTGGACCAGGCGGTATCACCTCCCGCAAGAGCTACACTGTCAGGAGTTCCTATGGAGGAAGCAACAGAGGATTTGGAGGTGCTGGCATCACGAGCAGCTCTGCCTATGGCCTAAGCTCATCCATGGGCGGCACAGGGATGGGGATGGGCATGGGCTTTGGGGGTGGCATGGCCACTCAGGCCCCCATCACCGCAGTCACTGTGAACAAGAGCCTGCTGGCCCCACTCAACCTGGAGATTGACCCCACCATTCAGGCCGTCCGCACCCAGGAAAAGGATCAGATCAAGAGTCTCAACAACCGTTTTGCTTCCTTTATTGACAAG GTTCGCTTCCTGGAGCAGCAGAACAAAATGCTGGAGACCAAGTGGAACCTTCTGCAGGGACAGACCACCACCCGCTCCAACATTGACGCCATGTTTGAGGCCTACATTGCCAACCTGCGCAGACAGCTGGACAGTCTGGGCAATGATAAGATGAAGCTGGAGGCTGACTTGCACAACATGCAGGGCCTCGTGGAGGACTTTAAGAACAA GTACGAAGATGAAATCAACAAGCGCACAGAGTGTGAAAATGACTTTGTACTCATCAAGAAG GATGTTGATGAGGCCTACATGAATAAGGTTGAGCTGGAGGCCAAGCTTGAGAGTCTGACAGATGAGATCAACTTCCTGAGGTCGATCTATGAGGAG GAACTGCGTGAGCTTCAGAGCCAGATCAAGGACACCTCAGTCATTGTGGAGATGGACAACAGTCGCAACCTGGACATGGACGCCATTGTGGCTGAAGTCAAGGCTCAGTATGAGGACATTGCCAACCGCACCCGTGCCGAAGCAGAGACATGGTATAAGACTAAG TACGAGGAGATGCAGACGTCCGCCAACAGATATGGTGATGACCTGAGGGCTACCAGGACGGAGATCGCAGACCTCAACCGCATGATTCAAAGACTCACATCAGAGATTGATGCTGTGAAGGGGCAG CGTGCCAACCTGGAGGCCCAGATCGCTGAGGCTGAGGAGCGCGGTGAGCTGGCAGTGAAGGACGCCAAGGCTCGTATCAAGGACCTGGAAGACGCCCTGCAGAGAGCCAAACAGGACATGGCCCGCCAGATCAGAGAATATCAGGACCTGATGAACGTCAAGCTGGCTCTGGACATAGAGATCGCTACATACAGGAAACTgctggaaggagaggaggacaggCTGGCAAACGGCATCAAGGCTATCAACATCTCCCAACAGAGCA CGAGCTACAGCGGTTATCCCATGGACAGCTTGAAGAGCAGCTATTCCAGCGGCTACTCAAGTGGCTTTAGCAGCGGTTACGGCAGCGGCATGGGTGGCTTCAGTGGCGGCAGTGCTGGCGGATACAGCACCACCCAGAGCAAGAAGAATGTTGTGATCAAAATGATCGAGACCAAGGATGGCAGAGTTGTGTCCGAGTCCTCTGAGGTCATTGAGGATTGA